A stretch of DNA from Phenylobacterium koreense:
GGGCTCGCTTCGAAGCCGGGCTCGGAAAGCAGGAGGGCGAAGCTGCCGGGAGAGGCGCCCGCCCCCAGCAGCGCCTGGTTCAGACGCTGCAGGCCTTCGCTGAGCCTGCCCAGCCAATAGGCGAGGCGGTCTTCAATCGGATAGGTCATCATCGTCGAACTCACCTGGCGCACGCCCGGCGGGTCCGATGCTGACGGACAAGCATACGCGATCGGGATGTTGCGAGCGGATTGGGGCGTCGCGAGGGGGGAAGGAGAACTCGCACGCCCACTCCGGTAACGCGGAATTCAATCGACGCCATGTAAACAATCGCCGCCGTTACCCTTGTTTACCACCTCCCCGAGCAACCGAGTTGTAGTGATGCTTAGATGTTCCATTGGGCGCCGGGCTCCGGGCCATCGTTTCGATCGGGTAAGCGAATGAGAATTGCGGCGTTGGACGATGACGACGCGCAGCGCGAGGCGGTGGCTCGAGTGCTGGTGGCCGGAGGCCACTCCAGCCAGTGCTTTCATCTGGCGGCGCCGCTGATCAACGCCTTGCGGCGCGAGACCTTCGATCTCCTGGTCCTCGACTGGAACGTTCCGGACATGAGCGGCCTGGAAGTCATCGACTGGGCGCAGAAGAACCTCACGCCGGCTCCGCCGATTCTCTTGCTCACCAGCCGGTCGAGCGAGTCCGATGTCATCAACGGCCTGAACGCCGGCGCCGACGACTATGTGGTCAAGCCCGTGATGGGCGGCGTGCTGCTGGCGCGGATCAACGCCCTGTTGCGACGGACCTATCCCGACCGCGGCGTCGGCGGCCTGGAGACCTATGGCGACTACGTCTTCAACCTTCCCGCCGAGCAGGCCACCGTGCGGGGCGAACTGGTCCCGCTGACGGCCAAGGAGTTCGGCCTGGCCCTGCTCTTGTTCCGCAACCTGCATCGGGCGC
This window harbors:
- a CDS encoding response regulator transcription factor; this translates as MDDDDAQREAVARVLVAGGHSSQCFHLAAPLINALRRETFDLLVLDWNVPDMSGLEVIDWAQKNLTPAPPILLLTSRSSESDVINGLNAGADDYVVKPVMGGVLLARINALLRRTYPDRGVGGLETYGDYVFNLPAEQATVRGELVPLTAKEFGLALLLFRNLHRALSRGHILEAIWGRNPDLPTRTLDMHISRIRTKLQLRPQNGFRLTPVYSYGYRLEQLTDGWTDEEQP